The Aspergillus flavus chromosome 6, complete sequence nucleotide sequence AAGATTAACgatatagaaattttaacTTCCTACGATTACAGTCGAGGTAGGTGTCTCCGAATTAGTATCGGATGCAAAGGCCGTAGCGCGACCCAGTGACTTTTGGTCCCACTACTACGGAGATAGACTAACCGCATCAGGTATGGCGTTGAAGCAACCACCTGTAGTCCCCTTTTGAGTCTTCCCCAGCTTAGCTTATCTGGTTTATCAAACCTCCTGCCCTACTTATAGTACCCCAGATCCAAgatcccccccccccaaatGCTCTCTGTGGCCAGCTGGCTCTTAGAAAACAATTTGAAATGTCGATCTTATGTCTCGAGGCAATCTCCCTGGCTTAGAAGGAAGACATTTACCCTTTCACAAAGTCaagagggagagaggagGTACCAATCTATAGGTGGGCAAGTTAGTGTGACATGAGAGATAAGAAGAGTCAAGTCCATCAAGTGAAGTCAGGCCAAGCACGGCCATGGTCGTCTCAATCTCGTCTTTCAAGATACGTATGGCCTTACTGGCACCTGCTTCACCGAAGGCTACGCCGTAGAGAAAGGGCCTGCCCAACCCGACAGCCCTGGCACCGAGGGCAATAGCTTTGACAATATCCGCCCCTCGAGTAATACCACCATCCACTGTCGCAAACCTCTGGGCAGTGCTACGCATGGAAACGAGGTTTTCTCCCGCTGAAGGAGCAGAGTCTAGCTACCGGCCTCCATGGTTTGAAAGCCACGGATGAGCGCCATACTCCATGCACAACGTTGCATCTTCCCAGCCCTGTATACCTTTGATGGCAATAGGCAACTCAGTGATTCCCGAAGccattttatatatagcagAAGTCCAGTCATGTCCGGATTGCACGGCGCTGTTGTTCTTCAGTACGGTTAACAACAGAAAGGATAGGGACGGCTCCTCACGGTCGTCCCACCGAAGGTTCTCCAGCAAAGCCATcagcctcctcctcatcatcatcgggaTTTGTACCCTTTGGAGAACGCTTAGACATTCTCACTCGCAAATCACGTTCTATCTTTCCGGCACGAACAGGATCTATGGTCAATGCGAAGCCCTTGCATCCGAGACGGACGGCCTGTTTGACTTCCTGAGTGGTAATGAAAAAGGGCACATTGAATTTGGTTCCTAGAATGGTCAGCAATCGAGCTAGAACGGTACCTTGTAAGCATGATGATAATTGAAGAAATTGCGGAAGATCTGATTGGATACAATTGGAATGAAAAAACAACAGATCAATAGCCCACTACGGGAATATTCATGTAGCCAGGTCTGGGTCTCATGCCTCGACTATGGTGAATAAATCTGCCCCGTCATTCTCATGAGATATACTCCGCTGGATGGGAATTATGGTTATTCGAAATTCTCAACCgtttatctaaattaataatattaaattctacattttttatatatatttttcttactaaattaattaaaccTTATAAATAAGAATTTTCAAATTtagctttattaatataaagtaattGTTCGGGTAAGGAAGCGGACCGTATCCGGGTCTACGGTGGCGCGTTATCAACACTTGGAAACCTGTCTCTGTGAGCAGTTCTGCCGGCTGCCATAATACTATTACTCGGTTTATGATAGCGGGAATCGCTTGGAGACCCCACCTCCTCTCCCGGGTCGTAGTTGCTGAGCTCACCTTATGCTCCCATCCATTGTTGGTCTTGTGATTATGAGTAATCCTGCCCTTGGTGGACCTTGAGATCAAAGAAAGctttggagatggaggattgTGCCTCGATTTCTTCTGTTGTAATGCCATGATCAATCAGagtaaagaagagaaatgaagacTTCATTGCCGATGAGGCAACACCCGGACGTATGTAGGATGTTTTTAGGatcacctttcttctttgttcggCTCTTccggtctttctttctccttggtCTACATTCTGCACTTGACCTCCTTTGGACAAGTGTTAAGGATCCGAGGTCGACATGAATGCAGCTGGTGGGGCAGCTAAGCGCACAGACGGTGATGAACTGGTCGAACCACAACTATGAGACCCATCGTTACCCATCAGACTAAACCAGAATCAGTAGCAATAGCCGCCAAGACTTTGCCCCGTTGTTCCAACTCAAAATTGTCACTCTCTCCCTTGGTCTTTTGTTATATCGGCCTGGCAGGCTGGCTGGCGGGCAGCAGGCCTTCTTGCATGACCCCCATACTACGGCCTGTGCAAACATGAAAGTCAAGAGTCGGGCAGTATGTCAGACTTGTCGACAAAGGAAATATGGGGTAGGTTCTGTGCCACTGCTAGCAATACTTAGGAGTCATTCTCAAGAGTCAACTTGTACTAACGAAACGAATCCGGTCTTGTGTAGTGCGACGGGAAGCGTCCTGCCTGTACTCAATGTCTTTCCACCAAGAGACGTTGCCCAGGTTATGAGGATGTGACGTTTGTTTCGCCAAACACGACTGGGCCACGACGGCTTGTCTCTTCCAAATCTCCACCCAAAGAACCAGAGACTCTGTCCTCAACCGCAATGGCAATGGTCCATGTCAGGTCGTCCACCAATGGTCTGACACTCAACCTGTCCAATGCTTGGTGGTCTACCGACGAAGATGTCTATGCTTTGGTTACCGAGTATTTCGCTCCCGAGCCTCATGGCCGGTGGCAGGATTTCCGTGTTGACCAGTCGCCGTCAGCAACCGCCAGCCCTTGGTTGGAGGTGCTTCCTTTGCTGCTAGACCGCAGTCGAAGCACCAGTCGAGGCGCTTCTCTGCTCTCTGCTTCACTCAAAACTCTAGGTTATTCAATCGCCTCCAAAGGGGGCAATGGCTCCACGCGCTCGCAGTGGGAGATTTCTCGCGCGGAGTATTATTCCAAGGCTGTGCATTGCTTGAAGCATGATTTGAATGAAGGTACCGGCGTGTGTGACGAGTCCGCTGCGGCGATCATGTGCTTAAGCATGGCAGAGGTATGTGGTGCCGTTTCCTGTAAAATCCTGAGGAACTCTTCATTAAGACCAGCAAGCTGTTGATTCCCACCTCCAGAGACGGCTGGATCGCTCATGTTAGAGGTATTGGTCGAATGATGGAACTCTGCGGCCCTCGGACATTCAATAAACCCATCTCGCACCAGCTATTCCTCGGCTTTCGTCCAATGATCGTATGTCATTATCTCAGCATATATTCACTAATTTCAGGCCACTAACCGCGCGAGTGTAGCTCATAGAGGCGTGCCAGTCCCGTCAAGATACGTTTCTATCAGCTGACGAGTGGCGGGTGATACCTTTTCTCTCGCATGCAGCCTCCCCTCTGCAGATTCTCCTCGGCCATGGCtcgattcttccttctttacTTCAGAAGTCTCAATCGCTCCAGCTCCTTTCCGGCGCAGAGAAAGACTCCATGGCGGGAGATATTCTAACTGCCTTGATAGTAACTCTCCAAGAGCTTGACGCGTGGGAGCAATCCATGCAATCGACGGTTTCTGGTCCCCTTTTCTGGTCAAGCGCAGCATCTGCCACCTCACCGGGAACCGTTCAAACCACAAAGTCCTGCATATGGTTTCCCAGTCTGTCCATGGCAACGGCATTGACTTACCTATGGGCCTTTCGCGCGGTATGTTTCAGTCAAGTAGCACAGGTGCTATCTTTCGATCAAGCTCTCGCTTCTCGTACGGACTGGATCTGGACCTGTCTGGATATCTCGGGAACCCAGAATTGTCGAGAGAAGGCTCTTGCTTTCCACACAATGATCTGCCAAAGCATCCCGTTCTTCATGCAAGACAAGATGAAATTTTACGGTGCTGCCTCCGTTACTCTACCATTAATGGTCACGCAAACTGTCCTGTTCTCGTAGCAGTGGTCCAAAGTCCGCTGCTGATTATGTCCCCAGTCGCCTGCAATGGATTTGATCCcctaaataaatatatacttagCAGATAATATTCCGTGATGGTCCGGCAAATATGATAAATATGTATGAGGCCCATCATGAAATCTGACATAGTAGGTGAAACTGATAGTACTTTATTCTGGAGCGTTATACAATCACCATCGTCTGTGGAtatcttctgggtcttctTGGGCTTGGCGGGTTTTATTCCTTTATCGGTACGGTAAATCGACCCCGCCATTTAAATGTCTTCCGATGTGCCGAGTCGTTGATATTAGTGGAGCCTCCCACAAATTCCCGCTTCACCCGCGGACTCTCTTTTCCATGCCTTCTTGACCCCTAGTTTTGGAGGCTGAGCTGCTAGGATACAAAAGAGAGATGATATCCTgcaaataaaatataaaatctgCACTTTAGACCCGACTTACGATCATTACAAACGGTGGATATGGCTACCATGCGTGCGATCGGTACGTTATTTGTGATCATCCTAGTCCCAGTCAGAGGCCGCCCACAATGAGATCTTAATGCTCTGTTGCTGCCGTTTCTTCGTACAGGAGTAGGACGGACCTAACATTCCTTCAGCTATCCAAGGCAGTAAAGGCCCCGCCACTGCTATGTATGTCACCGACATCGCTAGGCCAGTTCCCATACCGGGTCAAGTCCTGGTCAAGATCCGCGCCTTCGGACTTAACCGTATGGATATACTTCAGCGGGAAGGTCTCTATCCGTTACCATCCTATGCACCGGAAACTATGGGTGTCGAATTCAGCGGTGTTATTGAGCAACTGGGGGATGAAGCCACCGCGATGGAGAGCGGGTTCAAATGTGGGGATGAGGTATTCGGCTTGGCATATGGAGGTACGTATATCAGTCATGGTACTGGCGCCAGTGGCTTCTGTCATTGGGCTAAGTCGGGTTGGGGGTTTGTTAGGAATCAGCAGCATAACCAGAAAGCTTACAGTGGTCGGACAGGTGCCTATGCCGAGTATATCGTGGTCTCGATCAAGACCCTATTCCATAAGCCAGCGCAGCTTTCGTGGGAGGAAGCTGCAGGTATACCGGAGGTATGGGACCTTCTTCTGGATAGTCCAGGGATATGCCCTACGCGGCCACGGCATCGTATATACGAACCTCAATACTAATGAATGACTTCGTTAGACCTGGATGACAGCGACGCAAGCCCTCCTGTTAATCGGCGAGTTTCAATCCGGACAATCTGTCTTATGGCATGCCGGCGCCTCCTCGGTTTCTATTGCCGGCATTCAATTAGCTAAAGCCAGAGGCGCTTCCGCTATCTATGCTACTGCTGGCTCGCCAGAGAAAGTTCACTTTCTCGAGCAGGAGTTGGGTGTCACCAAAGCCTTCAACTACAAGACGGATAAATGGGCGGCGGAGCTTCAAAAGCTCACTACCGGTGTGAACCTGGTCGTCGACTTCATCGGGGCACCATACTTCCAGAATAATCTAGACATTGCCGCACGGGATGGCCGCATCATTCTCTTGGGTCTCATGGGAGGGGCCAAGTTACCGGAGGGCGTGAACATTGCGCCATTGCTATATAAGAGGCTTCGGCTGGAGGCAAGTGGCTTGCGAAGTCGAGATCTGGAGTACCAAAAGACGTTGAGAGACATGCTGGTTGATTATGCCCTGCCAAAGTTCTGCGACAGGTCGTTCAAGGTGCATATTGAGAAGGTATTCCAGTTTGAGGATATTGTCGAAGCACATCAGCTGTTGGAGAAGAACCAAACCAAGGGCAAAATAATCTGTATGATAGGGTCCCAATGAACAGTTCGGTCGGTCCTCTGGTCTTGTCTATATTGTCAACAGACCTAGAGCGATCATCAGAATTAGCAATATCATCGCACATAGACATAAGAACATGGGAGACAAGCGTCAGCGATATACTATCCATGGACAGACCTCAAAGATCATCTCTATCTTCAGAGGCCCACACTTTGGGAGCCTTAGCCTTATATTCCCGCCGAAAGACCGAGCAACGTACGTACAAGTACCTACAATAACGCCTGATCACCACGGTAGCGTTTGGAGATGTGAGAACCATAACTAGAGATATGATAAACGATTAGTAAATGAAGTTTGCGATCAAGAGTACCCCGCAggaatttatttatttattttttattttttatttatttttttttttttaatggACTAACGTGCCCTACAGCCTCGATCCGCACTCGGGTTATTCAAGTCTCTGCCTCAGAATTCTCCGTTATTGTAAGCTTGTCCCATATCTACTGGATGGATAAGATACTCCAGATGCAATGTTTTCCTGTTGACAATCGTAACAGAGGTTATGAGCAGTTACCAGTTTACACTGGAGGCGTCCAATGGGAAGTGTAAGACATACTCACGCCACTATCAGCCTGCTCTAGAAAGTGGTGTTAACCATACAACTCTATAAAAAACGTCTCCGAAATCCTCCCACCTCCGACCTTCCTACGTCATCAATAGTCACGGTCCTCTGGTGTAACTGACATGAAGCGTCTAGTGCGATTCAATCCAGCGTGAAGTTCTGAATCTATTAAGTTGCTCCACTGCACTACTGATCCCGGATCATTCTATAGAACCCTAGTGTAAAGATAAATGCATTCACTCAAGCTCTTTCGTTACTTCCTTTTTTCATATGTACTATTGGAGTCAAAGCCACTGGTTCTTAATTATATCTTATCAGTAGACGGCCATGGGCCACTATATtaggtttcttttttgcttgtttcatTTCAGTAAGATATTCCATATCTCCTTGCTTATTAAATAGGTTTCTCACTCTGCCTTTGATAGACATCTGAGTATCATAGATTGGGCTGTTAGGTCCCGGATTGAAATACTCAACCAACCTCCATTTGCCATAAAGATTCCTGCTGTGAATTCAGTCCATCACATCCACCAACTTCCAGTTGAAATATCTAAAACTATCTCTATACTGATTCAGAAAGGCTAGTGCTTATCATGTCGAAACCAGTTGCCAATGCTGCAGTTGTCCAGAGAACCCGGCGCATCACCTACTCAGTCATTGAAGGAGGTCTGTCAACTGTTTCATTCTGACCCTTACTCCTGACTAGTGGCAATTTCCATGTTCATAGCGACAAAGACCAGGAGCTTAGCGCCGGCCAGATTGCCATAGAGCCAAGAACTAATAAGTCTGTGTGTGCTTGCGGCCGATATGGCATCGATGTCGGCACCGAAGGCTACCTGGATCTGATGGACGGGGACACCAGGATTACCACCCTCCATTTCGACAGTCATTATCAGTCGAACACCAACACCTTTCAGGCTATGGAGACGAACAATTTTTGTCTTGTTGACGTGGGTGATTGGAACCAGGAAAATGGAGCGTTGGGAAATGTCCACGTGACAGGCCTTAAACTTGAGTGATTAGTGGTAGCTAGTTCTCTTGGGGAGATGCAAGATCCTAGGTGCTTCGGAAATTCGGATCGTCAAACTTTTAAGCATTATTTCCCCGAGAGAAATGAATAAGCAATAGGTATGAGTATGtaattagataatattaaaacaaATATAGCACAACCATATGGATGTTCATAAATTTTCACAAAATGATAGAAACCGATAAATGGTGTAGGTTTGAATAGTTTCAAAAATAACCACAGCTGTTTGACCGCTGTTGATACTCCTGCAACGAAGCATCCCATTGAGCCCAGTCAAAGGGGGAGCTTTCCGCAGGACCTAGTCccacagaagaggaaaaatgAGCATTATCTTCCACTGGGTTCGTGCTCTGTAGGACGACCTCCCTTAGCTGTGGAACAGCGCTAAAAGGACTTGCATCCAAGGTAGCAGCCCTAGCGGGAATACTCCGCTGGTCTTGGTCCTGAGATGATGAGGTAGCCGCTCGGGTGGAAGCAGAAAGCGAGTACAGGATTTTCTGCTGCGTTAATTCTATAAAGGTTGGAATAATGTTCGGCTGTGGGATGGTAGACATGTGCCGATGCTCACACTCCGCTACATGGGCTGTCCATGCTTTGACAGCTAAGTTCGCCAGGGCAAAATGCAGCGGACTCCTTGCTCTAGGCCCTGGCTGACGATACTGACGGCTACAAGTGACGTCAATCAAGTGCCAGGCCTTTGCAGTTTCGTCTCCTATAGCTCGGTGTCGAAGCTCGTCCAGTATGTAAATTAATGAGTCCCAAGGGAACTGGCTGTCTACATGCCACAAATATTTTCGCATTTCCTCGGTCGTCAGCAAAATGTTGCCATACTCAAGCACGCTGAGGCAGGTCTTAAAGACAAGATCTTTCTCGGCTTGGGTTGGGAGTTCGCCTTTCTCATGATAAACGCGAGGGTGGTGGGCGGCCAGGCGTAGTATTAGTGGTACTGACCATGCAACAATCATGGTCATGAGATGAAGGGGGATAGACGGGTCACAATGGACAGTGAACTTTCTCTCAATGGcatcctcaagctcttcaATCATAcggtctttctcttcaatcGGAATAGAGCCTCCACTTATGCTCTCCCAGTATCCATCAAACCCAGCCGGCTTTGACCTAGATTGACGCTCAAGCCACTGACCAAGCTCATAGCGTATTAGACAAAAGATCATCTCTGTGGCACTTGATGACTCAGGTGGAGTCTCTTTCATTTTCACATCCAGATCACTATCATTGACATTTAACGGGATGCGGGTGTCCGCGAGAGGGTATAGGGATGAGGTTGAGCCAGACATGCGGCTAATTGCAGCATCTACAACGGTGATTTGCCACCAAAGTCGACGACGCATCTCGGTTtcaaatatagatagacCAAGACGAGACCCATCTCGATGAAGACCGATTCGTTGAGCGATCCGTACCGCAATGCCACTTAGAGACCAGAGAGTGTGTGGGTTATATTCCCCACGGACAGATAGCTGGACGGGAATAAGATAAAAGGGAAACCGTAGGACAGGAAGGGAAAGCTCACTATAAATATCACAAATGCCTGTAAGACGACCATGTTGGATGTCTTCAACAATCCGGCCTTTATTAAAGCTGATTGGGAAGCCTGTTGATACTGAGCCAACAGCGCTGTTCTAGACTTTCCAAACCCTTGCAGGACTTCTTCGTCACTCAGAGATCTAATAGCTGCGCAGTAGATTGTAAACATGAGAGCCTCAAGTTCACTTGGCATAGAATCAAGATTACCACTCGCATTCAGAATGTGTTGCTGTAAGCTAGGCACATGTATTATCTTTGTTAGCGGGTTAACATTCTCAAGGAAAGTCTGCCATAGCTTGAATATATGAACTGGATTTGGATGTAACCCGGATAGGTTGGGCGTGGATGCTGCACCGAAAAGAAGAGCTCCCTCATCCAGCTCAAGCTCGCCTTCAATCCGCGCTCTCGGTATCTGGTAAGATATACCACCTGAACTCTCCGGAAGAATGGATTCCGCATCTTGAACCTTTAAAGAGTAATCAGTCTACAGCTATATGAACAAGGCTGATTAGTGAGGATATCATTGCCACGAACCTCATTGCTAGCTGTCTTCCATAAATGGCTATTGTAGGTTGTTAGTCTTATTAACAACAAACACCATACAGATAAGAGCAACTAActtatctagatatatagatctcTCGCCTTTTGAAATCAATCTCCCAGGCCCAGT carries:
- a CDS encoding putative cytochrome B2, which produces MMMRRRLMALLENLRWDDREEPSLSFLLLTVLKNNSALDSAPSAGENLVSMRSTAQRFATVDGGITRGADIVKAIALGARAVGLGRPFLYGVAFGEAGASKAIRILKDEIETTMAVLGLTSLDGLDSSYLSCHTNLPTYRLVPPLSLLTL